The Pseudomonas sp. MPC6 nucleotide sequence TCTACCAGCAGCAAATGCGGCAGTTCTTCGCCTTCGCCTTCGACTTGAATCTCGTCACTCATGTTCGTCTCCTCGGGCGACACGGGGCAGGCGCAGCTCGGTGAGCGTGCCGCCTTCCTCATGACTGTAGAGTTTCACTGAGCCGCCGGCGCGTGTCACGCTGGCCTTGCTCAAAAACAGGCCCAGGCCGAAACCTTTGCCCTTGGTGGTAAAAAACGGCTTGCCGATCTGCTCGGCAATGGCCAGCGGCACACCGGCACCGTGGTCGCGGATGCTGATGGTCAAATCCTCGGCATTCCAGTCCAGCGTCACTTGCAGCCCTTCGGGGCAAGCATCGGCGGCGTTATTGAGCAAATTCAGCAGCGCCTGGGTCAGGTCCGGCGGTGGCGCCATGCGTGGCACGGTGCCCTGGCCCAGGCGCTGGAAGCGATAACTGGCTTCCGGACGCATCAGGTGCCAGCGGTTCAGGGCTTCGTCGAGCCAGTCGGTGACGTCCTGCATCTCCACCGCCAACCGGCGATTGGCCTCCGCTGCCCGAACCAGCTGCTGCAAGGTTTGCTTGCACAGCTTGACCTGATCCTGCAGCACACTCAGATCGTCCTGCAACATCGGGTCGTGGTGGTCCTGGCGCATTTCCTTGAGCAACACGCTCATGGTCGCCAATGGCGTGCCCAGTTCATGGGCGGCGCCGGCCGCCTGGGTCGCGACGGCCAGCAGCTGCTGGTCGCGCAGGCCCTCTTCGCGACGAATGGCACGCAGCTCTTCCTGACGGCGCAACTCCTCGGCCATGCGCGCGGCAAAAAAGGTAATGACCGCCGCGGCCA carries:
- a CDS encoding ATP-binding protein; this translates as MLAPVQITSATRQNLWRLTFIRTLVLAAQAGSVGLAYWLELLPLPWFQLAATLGCSMLLCAFTAIRLRTSWPVTELEYAVQLACDLFIHSALLYFSGGSTNPFVSYYLVPLTIAAVTLPWRYSVILSGIALTMYTLLLARFYPLQTFPIARENLQVYGMWLSFALAAAVITFFAARMAEELRRQEELRAIRREEGLRDQQLLAVATQAAGAAHELGTPLATMSVLLKEMRQDHHDPMLQDDLSVLQDQVKLCKQTLQQLVRAAEANRRLAVEMQDVTDWLDEALNRWHLMRPEASYRFQRLGQGTVPRMAPPPDLTQALLNLLNNAADACPEGLQVTLDWNAEDLTISIRDHGAGVPLAIAEQIGKPFFTTKGKGFGLGLFLSKASVTRAGGSVKLYSHEEGGTLTELRLPRVARGDEHE